A genomic segment from Syngnathus scovelli strain Florida chromosome 3, RoL_Ssco_1.2, whole genome shotgun sequence encodes:
- the LOC137840175 gene encoding uncharacterized protein, with translation MVELFLNHVSNQVTCQRKLSFTEGIYSVAPAERNNPVSFFKTPKLEAMAFPAQFPTGQNTLDEERPIKLTPSKYFKTRLCCVDERFARDPTYLFFAQFVTEIYQATSSMTIQLRKGKPFTRDGRRITNAMLQDKRQVEKLVRSKDAVRFMTPLRGTPAYWERTTKDLFAMIRQLGTPTFFCTFSAAEMRWEEVITAIKGQQGEVVNFAELDWATKCEILRGNPVTTMRMFDKCVEALFRDLILSPAQPIGEVVDYFYRLEFQHRGSPHIHCLIWVRGALVFEESSDKAICDFVSRYISAELPDPLKEPELYKKVTEVQMHSKSHSKTCVKHQGANCRFGFPKQPCHETMIIRPAPVDDDNRDRHGDNRSAANAKLVPVLNLLHESETSSLTLPQPLSKCNLTGDDYMNCLHQTASSSSVVLKREPKDCWVNYYNRHLLLAWDGNLDIQYILNAYSCIAYICSYISKAEHGLSQYLKSVIENSRNENVNENDEMKQIMQAYSKKREVSAQECVTRACGLHMKQSSRSVVFVQTSENALKMSYPLSLLEGKTQDSHEVWMTGLPDKYKCRPQAEEFEVMCLADFASTCRIVYGKQVKGKNVLRLLKDMGFVQKRTEKPAVIKYCKVSEQKNPEEYHHTLLKLYLPHRADCQLKSERFPTSQLFHEHACVQLPYSDSVERVCEIVKRNRERYEKHSKDIDDAIQELEESGLVINEWCHLAPESELQRLEYIEEINTRDDPNENAEENVPDYNVRSATTQMAIVTEPAAIDPTVLRGMYRNLNRKQASVFYKVRDWCVKRACSSKPIEQFFYYVNGGAGTGKSHLIKCINAEATKILLRLPRLAEEADISKQTVVLAAFTGTAAFNISGTTLHSLLKLPRSLKPPYQGLGNKLDEVKAELSIAEILIIDEISMVSKDLFAYMNTRLKQIKGINLPFGGMSVLAVGDFFQLPPVRQSKPLCVYDPTRLDHWRDNFKKITLTDIMRQKDDAAFAEVLNRLRVKDRSDELSEPDAALLATRYASPVSCPKNILHIFATNKQVDGHNSAMLDLLHKDIVQIDADDYKKDKKTGRMARQATPVQGPKNGLPDSIKVAVGARVMITRNIDVQAGVCNGTFAKIVQLVNYPNEARVQKLGLELDCVTKTTSAANSVFIDRQEERMQNSGVVRRQFPIKLAFACTIHKVQGMTTSEAAVSLKGVFEHGMGYVALSRVTSLSGLHILHMDERRIHANPEITAALAEMTEDSLDSIMPLFHVMPRVDKAKDLIVVHHNTEGLSCHVQDIACHHELRFADVLCLTETHLRGSAAACLEGYTMFHRNRSDSYTTCPDLARKLGGGVGICVKSHIAAQEKKYVQGVTDIEFVAVKLEAPINLLIAAVYRPPGHSLRAFLSSLENLLRYLEVMDHHQILVCGDFNEDALSASYKPVLELFCSKGYTQLITTATTDKNTLIDLIFVSRPQCALYSGVLQTYYSYHNPVFCVLDSER, from the coding sequence ATGGTGGAGTTATTCTTGAATCATGTCTCCAACCAAGTGACGTGTCAGAGGAAATTGAGTTTTACTGAGGGCATTTACTCTGTTGCTCCTGCAGAAAGAAATAACCCAGTAAGCTTTTTCAAGACTCCCAAACTCGAGGCCATGGCTTTTCCAGCGCAGTTCCCGACCGGGCAAAACACACTCGATGAAGAGAGACCGATAAAACTCACGCCGAGCAAGTATTTCAAAACCCGACTGTGTTGTGTGGATGAACGTTTTGCGAGGGATCCGACCTATTTGTTCTTTGCTCAGTTTGTGACCGAAATATACCAGGCGACGTCGAGCATGACAATACAGCTACGCAAAGGTAAACCGTTTACCCGAGATGGTCGAAGAATTACCAACGCTATGCTTCAGGACAAACGTCAAGTTGAAAAACTGGTGCGCAGCAAAGACGCCGTCCGCTTCATGACGCCACTGAGAGGCACGCCAGCCTATTGGGAGAGAACCACCAAAGATCTTTTTGCAATGATCCGACAGCTGGGTACACCCACATTCTTTTGCACATTTTCTGCTGCTGAAATGCGTTGGGAAGAGGTCATCACTGCCATTAAAGGGCAACAAGGTGAGGTAGTGAATTTTGCTGAACTGGACTGGGCAACCAAGTGTGAAATTCTACGTGGCAATCCGGTGACGACAATGCGCATGTTTGACAAATGCGTGGAAGCTCTGTTCAGAGATTTGATCCTCTCTCCGGCACAACCGATTGGTGAAGTGGTTGACTACTTTTACCGATTAGAGTTTCAGCACAGAGGAAGTCCTCACATACATTGCCTCATATGGGTTCGAGGTGCCCTTGTATTTGAGGAGTCTTCAGACAAAGCCATCTGTGATTTTGTATCCCGCTACATCTCTGCTGAGCTGCCTGACCCGCTAAAGGAACCCGAACTGTACAAAAAAGTCACAGAAGttcagatgcacagcaaaagtcACTCCAAAACGTGTGTCAAACACCAGGGTGCAAATTGCCGCTTTGGATTCCCCAAACAACCGTGCCACGAAACGATGATCATCAGGCCTGCGCCCGTTGACGATGACAATCGAGATCGACACGGGGACAATCGCTCGGCGGCCAACGCCAAGCTTGTTCCCGTGCTAAATCTGCTGCATGAGTCTGAAACTTCATCCTTGACTTTGCCTCAGCCACTGTCTAAATGCAACCTCACTGGTGACGACTACATGAACTGTTTGCACCAGACGGCTTCGTCGAGTTCTGTCGTTCTTAAGCGAGAACCTAAAGACTGCTGGGTCAACTACTACAACCGCCATTTGCTTCTTGCCTGGGATGGAAACCTGGACATCCAGTACATCCTGAATGCCTATTCTTGCATCGCATACATCTGCAGCTACATCAGCAAAGCGGAACACGGTCTGAGCCAATACCTGAAATCAGTTATTGAAAACTCCCGCAACGAAAACGTCAACGAGAACGACGAAATGAAACAAATTATGCAAGCGTACTCCAAGAAGAGAGAAGTGAGTGCTCAGGAGTGTGTGACGCGCGCATGCGGCTTGCATATGAAACAGTCGTCTCGCAGTGTGGTATTTGTACAAACGAGTGAGAATGCGCTGAAAATGAGTTATCCTCTCTCACTGCTTGAGGGCAAAACCCAGGACTCGCACGAAGTGTGGATGACTGGCCTGCCAGACAAATATAAATGCAGACCTCAAGCGGAGGAATTTGAAGTAATGTGCTTGGCTGATTTTGCATCAACGTGCAGAATTGTTTACGGCAAACAAGTCAAAGGTAAAAACGTTTTGCGTCTGCTGAAAGACATGGGGTTTGTACAAAAAAGAACAGAAAAACCTGCGGTCATCAAATATTGTAAAGTCTCGGAACAAAAGAATCCAGAGGAATATCACCACACCTTGCTCAAGCTGTACCTGCCTCATCGTGCCGATTGCCAGTTAAAATCTGAACGCTTCCCCACGTCTCAGTTGTTCCACGAGCACGCCTGTGTACAGTTACCATATAGTGACTCTGTTGAGCGTGTGTGCGAAATTGTCAAAAGGAACAGAGAAAGGTATGAGAAACACAGTAAAGACATTGACGATGCCATCCAAGAGCTGGAGGAGAGTGGGCTTGTCATAAACGAATGGTGCCACCTGGCTCCTGAGAGTGAGCTGCAAAGACTCGAATACATTGAGGAAATCAACACGAGAGACGACCCGAATGAGAACGCGGAGGAAAATGTCCCCGACTATAACGTGAGGTCGGCGACAACACAAATGGCTATTGTGACTGAACCTGCTGCCATCGATCCCACGGTGTTACGCGGTATGTATCGAAACTTGAACCGAAAACAAGCGTCCGTTTTCTACAAAGTCCGAGATTGGTGCGTAAAACGTGCATGTAGCTCAAAGCCGATCGAGCAATTTTTTTACTATGTCAACGGTGGCGCTGGGACCGGGAAATCGCATCTGATCAAATGTATCAATGCAGAGGCCACGAAAATACTTCTCAGACTACCACGATTGGCTGAGGAAGCAGACATTTCCAAACAGACGGTTGTTCTCGCAGCCTTCACCGGTACGGCGGCATTCAATATTTCAGGGACGACTTTGCATTCTCTCCTCAAACTGCCGAGAAGTCTCAAACCCCCGTATCAAGGCCTGGGCAACAAACTAGACGAAGTCAAAGCGGAGCTTTCGATCGCTGAAATACTCATTATCGACGAGATTTCCATGGTGTCGAAAGACCTCTTTGCCTATATGAATACCAGATTGAAACAAATCAAAGGAATCAATTTACCTTTTGGCGGCATGTCTGTACTTGCTGTCGGAGATTTCTTTCAGCTCCCTCCTGTGAGACAATCCAAACCTTTGTGCGTGTACGATCCCACACGGCTGGACCACTGGCGTGACAACTTCAAAAAGATCACGCTCACGGACATCATGAGGCAGAAAGACGATGCCGCCTTTGCCGAAGTGCTGAACAGACTCCGCGTCAAAGACAGGTCGGACGAACTCTCTGAACCGGACGCAGCTCTGCTTGCTACGAGGTACGCTTCGCCAGTAAGCTGTCCAAAGAATATTCTGCATATTTTTGCCACCAATAAACAGGTAGATGGCCATAATTCTGCAATGCTGGATCTGCTTCACAAGGACATTGTACAAATTGACGCAGATGACtacaagaaagacaaaaaaactggCAGAATGGCAAGGCAAGCGACCCCTGTCCAAGGACCTAAGAACGGGTTGCCCGACTCGATCAAAGTCGCAGTCGGCGCTCGTGTTATGATCACACGCAATATTGATGTTCAAGCAGGTGTGTGCAATGGGACATTTGCAAAAATTGTGCAATTGGTGAACTACCCAAATGAAGCGCGTGTACAGAAACTTGGGCTGGAACTAGACTGTGTCACTAAGACAACAAGTGCTGCGAATTCTGTGTTCATTGACAGACAGGAGGAGAGGATGCAGAATTCCGGAGTGGTGCGCCGGCAGTTTCCCATTAAGCTTGCTTTTGCCTGCACGATCCATAAGGTACAAGGCATGACAACATCAGAGGCCGCTGTTTCGCTGAAAGGAGTTTTCGAACACGGCATGGGCTACGTAGCTCTGAGTAGAGTGACTTCGCTCAGCGGTCTTCATATTCTGCATATGGATGAGAGAAGAATTCATGCAAATCCGGAAATCACTGCTGCTCTTGCTGAGATGACAGAGGATTCGTTGGACAGTATAATGCCCCTGTTTCACGTCATGCCGAGGGTAGATAAAGCAAAGGACCTGATCGTCGTCCATCATAACACCGAAGGGCTGTCTTGTCACGTGCAGGATATCGCGTGTCACCATGAACTGCGTTTTGCTGATGTTTTGTGCCTCACAGAAACACACCTCAGAGGATCTGCGGCTGCCTGCTTAGAAGGCTATACCATGTTTCACAGGAATCGAAGTGATTCTTATACAACCTGTCCCGACTTGGCGAGAAAACTTGGTGGTGGCGTAGGTATTTGTGTCAAAAGTCACATCGCagcccaggaaaaaaaatacgtaCAGGGTGTGACCGATATTGAATTTGTTGCGGTGAAACTCGAAGCGCCCATCAATTTGTTGATCGCTGCCGTTTACAGGCCTCCGGGCCACAGTCTGCGCGCATTTCTATCAAGCTTGGAAAATCTGTTACGTTATCTTGAAGTCATGGACCATCATCAAATCTTGGTATGTGGCGATTTTAACGAAGATGCGCTCTCTGCCTCGTACAAGCCCGTTCTTGAATTGTTTTGCTCAAAGGGTTACACGCAGCTCATAACCACTGCTACCACTGACAAAAACACATTGATTGACCTCATTTTTGTCTCTCGACCTCAGTGTGCTCTTTATTCAGGTGTCCTGCAAACATACTACAGCTATCATAATCCTGTTTTCTGTGTTTTGGACAGTGAAAGGTAA
- the LOC137840170 gene encoding piggyBac transposable element-derived protein 3-like: MIEYFGRHQILSVVYDTANKIAVTRWKDNAVVTIASTLAAEHPLQKASRWSAKEKKKVAVDQPFVVQLYNRSMGGTERADQSIGLYRINMCRKKWWWPIFIWMLDAAVLNAWVLHRLDEHAGISHLNFRREVARTLLAAPGVTRARRVGRPRLCAVADDSRFDGMEHWPEVAEQGRKCVLRTCKSRPSSACSKCCVAL; this comes from the coding sequence ATGATTGAATACTTTGGGAGACACCAAATCTTGTCTGTCGTGTACGACACGGCAAACAAGATTGCGGTCACTCGGTGGAAGGATAACGCCGTGGTCACCATCGCCTCCACCCTCGCCGCCGAGCATCCTCTGCAGAAGGCGTCACGCTGGTCagcgaaggagaagaagaaggtggCAGTGGACCAGCCATTTGTTGTCCAGCTGTACAACCGCAGCATGGGCGGCACGGAGCGCGCCGACCAGAGCATCGGGCTCTACCGCATCAACATGTGCCGGAAGAAGTGGTGGTGGCCAATATTCATCTGGATGCTGGACGCGGCCGTCCTCAATGCATGGGTGCTGCACCGGCTGGATGAGCACGCCGGGATATCTCATCTTAACTTCCGACGCGAGGTGGCCCGAACTCTGCTTGCAGCACCAGGTGTCACTCGAGCTCGGAGAGTGGGCAGACCGCGCCTGTGTGCAGTTGCCGATGACTCCCGCTTTGACGGCATGGAGCACTGGCCGGAAGTGGCGGAGCAAGGCCGAAAGTGCGTACTGCGGACTTGCAAGTCACGTCCGTCCAGTGCGTGCTCCAAGTGCTGCGTGGCACTATGA